A window of Diabrotica virgifera virgifera chromosome 9, PGI_DIABVI_V3a contains these coding sequences:
- the LOC126891520 gene encoding uncharacterized protein LOC126891520, producing the protein MSKASTAPYNTRSVKDADGASEDEPKPNQDVSEGQYQPYIPGKLGYNDEIRIPIQDLDAFTYPANSYLYIEGQLVTHDNKVPTKLKFINNAIAYLFREIRFELNGVVIDSVRDVGLVSSIKNYLSLNENQSLQLENSGWFPKRGRLETNNEVPKDSVLVDSNGNFNVCIPLRLLSGFFEDFRKIIMNLKMELILIRSNDNIDAVVSEDESERPKIDINKVYWEVPHVTPSIQEQLRLNKISHTNQELPIQFRSWQMIEYPALNNSTRHTWSVRTSTKIETPRHIIVAFQNNRKSKLTKDMSKFDH; encoded by the coding sequence ATGTCGAAGGCTAGCACAGCACCCTACAACACTAGGTCCGTGAAAGACGCGGACGGAGCCTCTGAAGACGAACCTAAACCTAACCAGGACGTCTCAGAAGGACAATATCAACCATACATCCCTGGAAAGTTAGGTTATAATGATGAAATACGTATTCCAATTCAAGATTTAGATGCATTCACATATCCGGCAAATAGTTATCTCTATATCGAAGGTCAACTTGTTACCCATGATAATAAAGTCCCaacaaaactaaaatttattaataatgcTATAGCTTACTTGTTTCGTGAAATACGTTTTGAATTAAATGGGGTAGTTATTGATTCAGTACGTGATGTAGGCTTAGTATCAAGTATTAAAAACTACCTTAGTCTTAACGAAAACCAAAGCCTGCAATTGGAAAACTCGGGATGGTTTCCAAAAAGAGGTAGACTGGAAACTAATAATGAAGTCCCCAAAGACAGTGTGTTGGTGGATTCAAATGGAAACTTTAACGTATGTATACCTCTACGACTGCTATCAGGTTTCTTTGAAGATTTTAGAAAAATCATAATGAATTTGAAAATGGAATTAATACTTATTAGATCAAATGATAATATTGATGCTGTAGTAAGCGAAGATGAAAGCGAACGACCGAAGATTGATATTAATAAAGTATATTGGGAGGTTCCACATGTAACACCAAGTATACAAGAACAGTTACGGCTTAATAAGATTTCACATACAAATCAAGAACTTCCTATTCAATTTCGCTCATGGCAAATGATTGAATATCCTGCTCTAAACAACTCTACCCGCCATACGTGGTCTGTGCGCACTAGTACGAAAATAGAAACACCTCGTCACATCATTGTTGCTTTCCAAAATAACAGAAAATCGAAATTAACAAAAGATATGAGTAAATTTGAtcattga
- the LOC126891522 gene encoding uncharacterized protein LOC126891522 → MDGFDRLKEKTLPPKENFYNNLTNKHISDEDYARAIDVWNTFDCKSMSDYAMVYLVSDVLLLADVFENFRKICHKEYNLDPCHYITAPALSWDAMLRYTEIELELLTDVDMVHFLKKGVRGGVAQCSKREAVANNQYVPNYDPQQPESYIMYLDATNLYGAAMCQYLPYENFNCFSVEDDADKGYVLEVDLEYPAHLHSLHNDLPFCPESMVPPGSKYSKLITNFNNKTKYIIHYRNLKQCLRYGLVLKRIHRILEFSQSPWLKQYIDLNTSLRNKAKNEFERDLFKLLVNAIFGKTLENVEKRRDIRLCTRWETKTNSLGARVLISKPESKSCSVFNENLVAIHLGKTKIVYDKPLYVGFTILDLSKTVIYDFYYGYIKKKYGEAANLLYTDSLIMEIYTPNFYEDMKRNLEHSTPPTIQLIIFTGYRKHHQY, encoded by the coding sequence ATGGATGGATTTGACAGACTTAAAGAAAAAACACTACCACCTAAAGAAAATTTCTACAATAATCTAACTAATAAACACATTTCTGATGAAGATTATGCAAGAGCAATTGATGTATGGAACACATTTGATTGTAAATCTATGAGTGACTATGCTATGGTGTACTTAGTATCAGATGTCTTATTATTGGCTGATGTgtttgaaaattttagaaaaatatgtcACAAAGAATACAATTTGGATCCATGTCACTACATAACTGCTCCTGCATTAAGTTGGGATGCTATGTTAAGATACACCGAAATTGAACTGGAGCTTCTTACAGATGTGGACATGGTACACTTTTTAAAGAAAGGAGTAAGAGGAGGTGTGGCACAATGTAGCAAACGAGAAGCCGTGGCCAATAATCAATATGTACCCAACTATGATCCACAACAACCCGAGTCTTACATCATGTATCTAGATGCCACAAATTTATATGGTGCAGCCATGTGTCAATATCTTCCATATGAAAATTTCAACTGTTTTTCGGTGGAGGATGATGCGGATAAAGGGTATGTGTTGGAAGTGGATTTGGAATATCCAGCTCATTTACATTCTTTACATAATGATTTGCCATTCTGCCCCGAGAGCATGGTACCTCCAGGAAGCAAATATTCTAAACTTATCACAaatttcaacaataaaactaaatacATTATCCATTATCGCAATCTTAAGCAGTGTCTTAGGTATGGTCTGGTACTAAAAAGGATTCATCGTATACTAGAGTTTTCGCAATCACCATGGTTAAAACAATATATTGACCTAAACACATCACTCAGAAACAAGGCCAAAAACGAGTTTGAACGGGATCTTTTTAAGCTTCTGGTTAATGCGATATTCGGTAAAACTCTAGAAAACGTTGAAAAAAGAAGAGATATCCGCCTGTGCACCCGCTGGGAAACAAAAACAAATTCGTTGGGAGCCAGGGTACTTATCTCTAAACCAGAATCCAAGTCTTGTTCAGTGTTTAATGAGAATTTGGTGGCAATCCATTTGGGTAAAACCAAAATAGTTTATGACAAGCCTCTCTATGTTGGTTTCACAATTTTAGATTTATCAAAAACAGTGATATATGATTTTTATTATGGATATATCAAAAAGAAATATGGGGAAGCTGCAAACTTGTTATACACAGACTCCCTGATTATGGAGATATATACCCCCAATTTCTATGAGGATATGAAAAGAAATTTAGAACATTCGACACCTCCAACTATCCAACTGATAATATTCACAGGATACCGAAAACACCATCAATactag